A genome region from Euphorbia lathyris chromosome 4, ddEupLath1.1, whole genome shotgun sequence includes the following:
- the LOC136227512 gene encoding uncharacterized protein has product MSRIKGGLQASDSSDDTLGREDYVILAKGRVSTLSSHEREMMYDAFEAYEKMKMEKGDFDMADIVIDLHRRLRSESYEGDMMDFVYIDEVQDLTMRQVALFKHVSNNVKDGFVFSGDTAQTIARGIDFRFEDIKSLFYDHFIMGSRAEENDKVKEKGHISKIFHLSQNFRTHAGVLNLAQSVIDLLYRFFPKFVDILSDETSLVFGETPILLESCKDENAIITIFGNNGNVGSKFVGFGAQQVILVRDDSARQEISGYVGKQALILTIVECKGLEFQDVLLYGFFGISPLGKKWSVLYQYMSEQGLLDAGQPFPSFNPSKHNILCSELKQLYVAITRTRQRLWICENSEEFSKPMFDYWRKKGLVQVRKLDYSLATAMQVASSQKNGSRRVISFYVSAITRWQPCVSKELEMSMEKNWPRLQGLKQLLTKCMLQIPKRPLLLVSKLLKFLNPLEKLSMLQNVFSC; this is encoded by the exons ATGTCTCGAATAAAAGGGGGCCTGCAAGCAAGTGACTCTTCTGATGATACACTCGGTAGGGAAGATTATGTTATATTGGCCAAGGGTCGGGTTTCCACCTTAAGTAGTCATGAGAGGGAAATGATGTACGATGCGTTTGAAGCTTATGAaaagatgaagatggagaaggGTGATTTCGATATGGCTGATATCGTCATTGATCTTCATCGTCGGCTTAGGAGTGAAAGCTATGAGGGAGACATGATGGATTTTGTCTACATTGATGAAGTCCAAGATCTTACAATGAGGCAAGTTGCACTTTTCAAACACGTCAGTAATAATGTGAAGGATGGTTTTGTGTTTTCTGGTGACACTGCACAAACTATTGCGCGGGGAATCGACTTCAGATTCGAAgatataaaatcattattttacgATCATTTCATTATGGGATCACGAGCTGAAGAGAATGATAAAGTGAAGGAGAAAGGTCACATATCAAAAATCTTTCATTTAAGCCAGAACTTCCGGACTCATGCCGGTGTTCTCAACTTAGCTCAAAGTGTTATTGATCTTCTGTACCGTTTCTTTCCTAAGTTTGTTGACATTTTAAGTGATGAAACGAGTCTCGTTTTCGGGGAAACACCGATTTTGCTCGAATCGTGCAAGGATGAAAATGCAATTATCACTATTTTTGGAAACAATGGGAATGTAGGAAGTAAGTTTGTTGGGTTTGGAGCTCAACAGGTCATTTTAGTAAGGGATGATTCTGCTAGACAAGAAATCTCTGGCTATGTTGGAAAACAAGCTCTTATCTTGACCATAGTGGAGTGCAAGGGCTTAGAGTTTCAG GATGTTCTCTTGTACGGTTTTTTTGGCATATCACCGTTGGGAAAAAAATGGAGTGTTCTGTATCAATACATGAGCGAACAAGGCTTGCTTGATGCCGGACAACCTTTCCCAAGCTTTAATCCATCAAAACACAACATCTTGTGTTCCGAGTTGAAGCAGTTATACGTTGCGATTACTCGTACTAGACAGAGATTATGGATTTGTGAGAATTCAGAGGAATTTTCTAAACCCATGTTTGACTACTGGAGGAAAAAGGGACTTGTGCAAGTCAGGAAGCTTGATTATTCACTTGCTACAGCAATGCAAGTTGCTAGCAGCCAAAAGAATGGAAGTCGCAGGGTTATAAG CTTTTACGTGAGTGCAATTACGAGATGGCAACCATGTGTTTCGAAAGAGCTGGAGATGAGTATGGAGAAAAATTGGCCAAGGCTACAGGGCTTAAAGCAGCTGCTGACAAAATGCATGCTTCAAATCCCGAAACGGCCTCTATTGCTCGTAAGCAAGCTGCTGAAATTTTTGAATCCATTGGAAAAGCTGAGTATGCTGCAGAATGTTTTTTCCTGCTGA
- the LOC136227511 gene encoding uncharacterized protein, translated as MEVMRSSSSEKKLVRNLSDIVFKWSLEDLLNEDLFEVDKIPESFESVEQYLASYMDPLLEETRAQLCSSMQVICTAPFAEVTAFSQSKSDGSLVYDVKVDQWKSSHGNGNGKEPYKTLPGDFFILADAKPETTSDLQRTGRTWAFAMVSDENEDAISSSQFQVEASQKVQVNNDGMGSSLFVIFLTNITTNKRIWHALHMQSNLHIIKEVLSPDHTVTQNYMERAQICDEKTSLFATLDESQREAVLACIHKMKYVELIWGPPGTGKTKTVSVLLYYSLLRKRYRTLTCAPTHVAITQVATRVLKLVKESHDASVYSVGDILFFGNKELTSEIIDIHLDYRVQRLIECFAPTTGWQTCFTSTTCFFEDCVSDYRNDERENTKSFLEFARERFLSSAMELKKCVHSLCTHIPESYIQKHDIANDVVSLVRLLDYFKSFLFRDDVTSEALEGFFSHPEDSSQGLGLGFADMRLSRRECLSLLKTLHKSLHKLELPSSVDKSSIVKFCFKTASLIFCTASSSYKLHYMDIEPLDFLVIDEAVQLKECELVIPLQLCGIRHAVLIGDECQLPALVESNVSCAAGFGRSLFKRLSSLGHPKHLLNMQYRMHPSISHFPNSNFYSNNILDAARVKAKSYTKQYLPGPMFGPYSFINVLGGREEMDDVGHSRLNTVEVAIVSKLLRSLYKAWKGSKENIISIGVISPYAAQVIAIEDKLGPQFETNAGFSVKVRSVDGFQGGEEDIIIMSTVRANRGGAIGFMSNDQIINVALTRARHCLWILGNERTLINSKSIWTNIVNDAKNRNCFFNVDQDEELAKTILEVKKEFDQLDDLLSGDSVYFRNCRWAVLFSENFKTSFGKLASVEAKTIVLVYILRLSSGWFPKQKKADAISESFRFLRQFRVEGLYVICSVDIVKENRYTQVLKVWDILPLEDIPKLIKRLNDIFERYTNDFVSRCNQKLLEGDLEIPTTWLVSTDIVRYKSLGDNETGSNLNSYVENSKVSDSLLLMKFYNLSSGVVSHLLLSDGDGQELQLPFEVTDEEREIILHQRSTFIMGRSGTGKTTVLIMKLLRKEQIYLTAIEGCNTLTNALQKDNIAEDEPVLRQLFVTVSPKLCFAVKQQVAQLKSFASGGKSSACNSSVDMEDVDKAARFEDIPDSFIRVPPKSYPLVITFNKFLRMLDGTFGTSNFARFPDVRQSLLMQTSLEMREVNFEKFCLLATFQFEVD; from the exons ATGGAAGTGATGAGGAGTTCATCAAGCGAGAAGAAATTAGTTCGAAATTTATCTGACATTGTGTTCAAATGGTCTCTCGAAGACCTTTTGAACGAAGATCTTTTCGAG GTGGATAAGATTCCAGAATCTTTTGAATCAGTTGAACAATATCTTGCTTCATATATGGATCCATTATTGGAAGAAACAAGAGCACAACTATGTTCAAGCATGCAAGTGATTTGCACAGCACCATTTGCTGAAGTAACAGCCTTCTCACAGTCCAAGTCCGATGGAAGTTTGGTATATGATGTTAAGGTTGATCAATGGAAAAGTTCTcatggaaatggaaatggaaaggAGCCTTACAAAACATTGCCTGGCGATTTCTTCATTTTAGCAGACGCTAAGCCTGAAACTACCTCTGATTTACAAAGAACCGGAAGAACATGGGCATTTGCAATGGTCAGTGATGAGAATGAAGATGCTATCAGTTCTTCTCAGTTTCAAGTTGAGGCATCTCAAAAAGTACAAGTTAATAATGATGGAATGGGGAGCTCTTTGTTTGTTATTTTCTTGACAAATATAACCACTAACAAAAGAATATGGCATGCATTGCATATGCAAAGCAACCTGCATATCATCAAGGAAGTTCTGTCTCCTGATCACACG GTCACACAAAATTATATGGAGAGGGCCCAAATTTGCGAtgaaaaaacgagtttattcgCAACATTGGATGAATCCCAGCGTGAGGCTGTATTGGCCTGCATTCATAAAATGAAGTATGTGGAACTCATTTGGGGTCCACCAGGGACTGGGAAGACGAAGACCGTCAGTGTTCTTCTTTATTATAGCCTCTTAAGAAAGCGGTACAGGACTTTGACTTGTGCTCCCACCCATGTTGCAATTACACAAGTAGCCACAAGAGTTCTGAAGTTGGTCAAAGAATCTCACGATGCTTCAGTTTATTCGGTTGGAGATATTCTCTTTTTTGGGAATAAGGAACTCACTTCAGAAATCATAGATATACATTTGGATTATCGTGTTCAAAGGCTTATAGAGTGCTTTGCACCGACGACTGGTTGGCAAACTTGTTTTACTTCAACGACATGTTTCTTTGAAGATTGTGTTTCTGACTACCGCAATGATGAAAGGGAAAACACCAAATCTTTTCTCGAGTTTGCAAGAGAAAGATTCCTGTCTTCTGCAATGGAATTGAAAAAATGTGTGCATAGTTTATGCACTCATATACCTGAAAGTTACATCCAAAAACATGATATAGCCAATGACGTCGTGTCACTTGTTCGACTACTTGATTATTTCAAAAGTTTTCTATTTCGTGATGATGTAACCTCCGAAGCGTTGGAGGGGTTTTTCTCACATCCAGAGGATTCTTCTCAAGGTTTGGGGTTGGGTTTTGCAGATATGCGCTTGAGCAGAAGAGAATGTCTttctttattaaaaactctaCATAAGTCCCTGCATAAACTCGAGCTTCCAAGCTCAGTGGACAAGTCTTCAATAGTCAAGTTCTGTTTCAAAACAGCTTCTCTGATTTTCTGCACAGCATCTAGCTCGTATAAGCTGCATTATATGGATATAGAGCCGTTGGACTTTCTGGTAATTGATGAAGCAGTGCAGTTAAAAGAATGTGAATTAGTGATACCCCTTCAACTTTGTGGTATTAGGCATGCTGTTCTTATTGGCGATGAGTGCCAATTACCGGCTCTAGTGGAAAGCAAT GTTTCTTGTGCAGCTGGATTTGGAAGAAGTTTATTTAAAAGGTTAAGTTCATTGGGCCATCCGAAACACCTTTTAAATATGCAATACAGAATGCATCCATCCATCAGTCACTTTCCAAATTCGAATTTCTATTCGAATAATATCTTGGATGCGGCTAGAGTTAAGGCTAAAAGTTATACGAAGCAGTATCTTCCAGGGCCAATGTTTGGTCCCTATTCGTTTATAAATGTGCTTGGTGGACGAGAAGAGATGGATGATGTCGGGCACAGCAGGCTAAATACAGTCGAGGTTGCTATTGTATCGAAACTGCTAAGGAGTCTGTACAAAG CATGGAAGGGCTCAAAGGAGAATATTATTAGCATTGGAGTAATATCTCCTTATGCAGCTCAAGTTATTGCGATTGAAGACAAACTTGGCCCCCAGTTTGAAACTAATGCTGGCTTTTCGGTTAAGGTGAGATCAGTTGATGGATTTCAGGGCGGGGAAGAAGATATTATAATAATGTCAACTGTGAGAGCAAATAGAGGAGGAGCAATTGGTTTCATGTCTAATGATCAGATAATCAATGTTGCTCTAACAAGGGCAAG GCACTGTCTCTGGATTTTGGGGAATGAGAGAACCTTAATTAATAGCAAATCCATTTGGACAAATATTGTCAATGATGCTAAGAACCGTAATTGCTTCTTTAATGTCGATCAAGACGAGGAATTGGCGAAAACCATTTTAGAAGTGAAGAAAGAGTTTGATCAACTTGACGATTTGCTGAGTGGAGATAGTGTATATTTCAGAAACTGTAGATGGGCG GTTCTTTTTAGTGAAAACTTCAAAACATCATTTGGGAAATTGGCATCAGTTGAGGCTAAGACAATTGTTCTGGTCTACATACTTAGACTTTCCAGTGGTTGGTTTCCTAAGCAGAAGAAAGCAGATGCTATTTCGGAGTCTTTTCGTTTCTTAAGGCAGTTTAGGGTTGAAGGATTGTACGTAATATGCTCAGTTGACATAGTGAAGGAGAATAGGTACACCCAAGTTTTGAAAGTTTGGGATATATTACCATTAGAAGATATTCCAAAACTAATCAAGCGCCTCAATGACATTTTTGAAAGATATACCAATGATTTTGTCAGCCGTTGCAATCAGAAACTCTTAGAAGG GGATTTGGAAATTCCTACAACGTGGTTGGTTTCTACTGATATTGTCCGGTATAAGAGTCTCGGGGACAATGAAACAGGAAGCAATTTGAATTCTTATGTGGAAAATTCAAAAGTGAGTGACAGCTTATTGCTAATGAAATTTTATAACTTGTCATCTGGAGTTGTTAGCCACCTGCTGCTTTCTGACGGTGATGGTCAAGAGCTTCAACTACCTTTCGAAGTAACAGACGAAGAAAGGGAAATCATTTTGCACCAAAGAAGCACATTTATAATGGGTAGATCTGGCACAGGAAAGACGACGGTATTGATAATGAAATTGTTACGGAAAGAGCAAATTTATCTCACGGCAATCGAAGGATGTAATACTCTCACGAATGCCTTGCAGAAAGACAATATTGCAGAGGATGAACCTGTACTGCGCCAACTTTTTGTTACTGTTAGTCCTAAGCTGTGTTTTGCTGTCAAACAACAAGTTGCTCAACTGAAAAG CTTTGCCTCTGGTGGAAAATCTTCTGCCTGTAATAGTTCAGTAGATATGGAGGATGTTGATAAAGCTGCACGATTCGAGGATATTCCTGATTCGTTTATTCGTGTTCCTCCAAAGTCGTATCCTCTTGTGATAACTTTTAATAAGTTTCTGAGGATGCTTGATGGAACATTTGGTACTTCAAACTTTGCAAGATTTCCTGATGTGAGGCAATCACTTCTGATGCAAACTTCTCTGGAAATGAGGGAGGTTAATTTCGAAAAGTTCTGTTTACTGGCCACATTTCAATTCGAAGTTGACTAA
- the LOC136227531 gene encoding F-box protein CPR1-like isoform X1 gives MLFLRREFKLSLFPVHRFSRIIASQIIMKRKRISSVRKQTEEVSHIQTRYSGSLFYDLPKDIQLNILLRLSIKRIFVLKCVCKKWYDIVSDPEFAKLHFDQAEVYPLIRTSISKYGSKMVHLMHPNKDDFELNLEMYDRTFSKSGRVSNVHDKIEAKFEVPERYGLLKHVFQYRMLTCNGLLFLSNPYGKRSLIVCNPVTGEFINIPEPKKIDVSWLKICYGFGFSPATNQYKVIRMFDLGIPKAEVHILGTKTWKNIEFFNQKVPMLLSPAYLNGFLYWSSDLQPLSIVTFDIEKERFGSISAPTLNQPCHDVRVLGGELCICEVLESGVIHVWTMKDNGTGKVWSKVFSFDIRYSNPIQHYVSLQPIMYMNDEALLMFNSSEDVLVYMDPKENQLRYLNVRQFEGAIKVEAIAYIPSFVSLKHALSGQNVKVFNVRSRCAKVDVAQRTRYHRSCKLPQR, from the exons ATGTTGTTTCTAAGACGGG AGTTCAAACTTTCGCTTTTTCCTGTCCATCGATTTTCCCG TATCATAGCTTCACAAATAATCATGAAGAGAAAAAGGATTTCTTCGGTTAGAAAACAAACAGAGGAAGTTAGCCACATACAGACACGATATTCAGGTTCTTTGTTTTATGATCTCCCGAAGGATATTCAGCTAAATATCCTACTTAGATTGTCAATTAAAAGAATTTTTGTATTGAAATGTGTATGCAAAAAGTGGTATGATATAGTTTCAGATCCTGAATTTGCAAAGCTCCATTTTGATCAAGCTGAGGTTTATCCTTTGATTCGAACTTCAATTAGTAAATACGGGTCGAAAATGGTTCATCTTATGCACCCAAATAAGGATGATTTCGAGCTCAATCTTGAGATGTATGACCGTACCTTCTCTAAGTCTGGACGTGTCTCTAATGTTCATGATAAAATTGAAGCCAAATTTGAAGTCCCTGAGAGATACGGGCTCTTGAAACATGTGTTTCAATACCGTATGCTTACCTGCAACGGCTTGCTTTTCTTGTCCAATCCATATGGTAAACGTTCTCTTATTGTTTGCAATCCTGTTACGGGTGAGTTTATTAACATTCCAGAGCCTAAGAAGATTGACGTTAGCTGGCTAAAAATATGTTATGGTTTTGGTTTTAGTCCTGCGACTAACCAATATAAGGTGATAAGAATGTTTGATCTAGGCATTCCTAAGGCTGAAGTGCATATTCTTGGtacaaaaacatggaaaaacatTGAGTTTTTCAACCAGAAAGTGCCCATGTTATTATCTCCTGCTTATTTGAATGGTTTTCTTTATTGGTCTTCTGATTTACAACCATTATCTATAGTTACTTTTGACATCGAGAAAGAACggtttgggtcaatttcagcgCCAACATTGAATCAACCTTGTCACGATGTGAGAGTATTAGGTGGAGAACTTTGCATATGTGAGGTTCTTGAGTCTGGTGTTATTCATGTTTGGACAATGAAAGATAATGGTACTGGAAAGGTGTGGTCTAAAGTTTTCTCTTTTGATATCAGATATTCTAATCCAATACAACATTATGTTTCACTTCAACCAATTATGTACATGAATGATGAGGCATTGTTGATGTTTAACTCTTCTGAAGATGTTTTAGTATACATGGATCCAAAAGAAAATCAGTTGAGATATTTGAATGTCCGCCAATTTGAGGGAGCTATAAAAGTCGAAGCAATTGCTTATATTCCAAGCTTTGTTTCACTCAAACATGCTCTATCAGGACAAAATGTGAAGGTGTTTAATGTTCGATCTAG GTGCGCGAAAGTCGATGTTGCGCAAAGAACCCGATATCATCGATCTTGTAAGCTGCCACAGAGGTAA
- the LOC136225944 gene encoding F-box protein CPR1-like isoform X1: MSLIVSFDCEKECFLPFSSPPLIEDNRVNVGMGVLGGCLCVCDSSNQSLICVWVMKKYGVEKSWTKVFEINMCYCDILLYGLYQPIKYMNNGALLMFNYPRSDLIYYDPRKPVLKLFGDYHIESSIEIIAHTPSFMSLKDVLSGCNVEVLNVNSRCAGLKLKGELRAISLYEKTIESNFEFDPYELEYCNLPTGFEAYWWGNYDYCYSKVWR, from the exons ATGAGTCTTATTGTTTCATTTGATTGTGAGAAAGAATGTTTCCTACCATTTTCATCACCTCCGTTAATAGAGGACAACAGGGTCAATGTTGGCATGGGAGTTCTAGGAGGATGTCTTTGCGTATGTGACTCTTCGAATCAATCATTGATTTGTGTTTGGGTGATGAAGAAGTATGGTGTTGAAAAATCTTGGACTAAAGTTTTCGAAATCAACATGTGTTATTGTGATATATTGCTTTATGGATTATATCAACCgataaaatacatgaataatggAGCACTTTTGATGTTTAATTATCCGAGGAGTGATCTAATTTATTATGACCCGAGAAAACCTGTATTGAAGCTCTTTGGGGATTACCACATTGAATCAAGCATTGAGATAATTGCTCATACTCCAAGCTTCATGTCACTTAAGGATGTTCTTAGTGGATGTAACGTGGAGGTGCTTAATGTCAATTCAAG GTGTGCTGGGTTGAAACTAAAGGGCGAACTTAGAGCCATTTCCTTATATGAGAAGACGATTGAATCTaattttgaatttgatcctTATGAGCTTGAGTATTGTAACTTACCTACTGGATTCGAAGCATACTGGTGGGGTAACTATGATTATTGCTATTCAAAAGTTTGGAGGTAA
- the LOC136225944 gene encoding uncharacterized protein isoform X2 has product MVYINGLLPQHLEQQLPFCSLFGDYHIESSIEIIAHTPSFMSLKDVLSGCNVEVLNVNSRCAGLKLKGELRAISLYEKTIESNFEFDPYELEYCNLPTGFEAYWWGNYDYCYSKVWR; this is encoded by the exons atggtTTATATTAACGGTCTGCTTCCACAACATCTAGAACAGCAGCTCCCCTTCTGCAGC CTCTTTGGGGATTACCACATTGAATCAAGCATTGAGATAATTGCTCATACTCCAAGCTTCATGTCACTTAAGGATGTTCTTAGTGGATGTAACGTGGAGGTGCTTAATGTCAATTCAAG GTGTGCTGGGTTGAAACTAAAGGGCGAACTTAGAGCCATTTCCTTATATGAGAAGACGATTGAATCTaattttgaatttgatcctTATGAGCTTGAGTATTGTAACTTACCTACTGGATTCGAAGCATACTGGTGGGGTAACTATGATTATTGCTATTCAAAAGTTTGGAGGTAA
- the LOC136227531 gene encoding F-box protein CPR1-like isoform X2, with product MKRKRISSVRKQTEEVSHIQTRYSGSLFYDLPKDIQLNILLRLSIKRIFVLKCVCKKWYDIVSDPEFAKLHFDQAEVYPLIRTSISKYGSKMVHLMHPNKDDFELNLEMYDRTFSKSGRVSNVHDKIEAKFEVPERYGLLKHVFQYRMLTCNGLLFLSNPYGKRSLIVCNPVTGEFINIPEPKKIDVSWLKICYGFGFSPATNQYKVIRMFDLGIPKAEVHILGTKTWKNIEFFNQKVPMLLSPAYLNGFLYWSSDLQPLSIVTFDIEKERFGSISAPTLNQPCHDVRVLGGELCICEVLESGVIHVWTMKDNGTGKVWSKVFSFDIRYSNPIQHYVSLQPIMYMNDEALLMFNSSEDVLVYMDPKENQLRYLNVRQFEGAIKVEAIAYIPSFVSLKHALSGQNVKVFNVRSRCAKVDVAQRTRYHRSCKLPQR from the exons ATGAAGAGAAAAAGGATTTCTTCGGTTAGAAAACAAACAGAGGAAGTTAGCCACATACAGACACGATATTCAGGTTCTTTGTTTTATGATCTCCCGAAGGATATTCAGCTAAATATCCTACTTAGATTGTCAATTAAAAGAATTTTTGTATTGAAATGTGTATGCAAAAAGTGGTATGATATAGTTTCAGATCCTGAATTTGCAAAGCTCCATTTTGATCAAGCTGAGGTTTATCCTTTGATTCGAACTTCAATTAGTAAATACGGGTCGAAAATGGTTCATCTTATGCACCCAAATAAGGATGATTTCGAGCTCAATCTTGAGATGTATGACCGTACCTTCTCTAAGTCTGGACGTGTCTCTAATGTTCATGATAAAATTGAAGCCAAATTTGAAGTCCCTGAGAGATACGGGCTCTTGAAACATGTGTTTCAATACCGTATGCTTACCTGCAACGGCTTGCTTTTCTTGTCCAATCCATATGGTAAACGTTCTCTTATTGTTTGCAATCCTGTTACGGGTGAGTTTATTAACATTCCAGAGCCTAAGAAGATTGACGTTAGCTGGCTAAAAATATGTTATGGTTTTGGTTTTAGTCCTGCGACTAACCAATATAAGGTGATAAGAATGTTTGATCTAGGCATTCCTAAGGCTGAAGTGCATATTCTTGGtacaaaaacatggaaaaacatTGAGTTTTTCAACCAGAAAGTGCCCATGTTATTATCTCCTGCTTATTTGAATGGTTTTCTTTATTGGTCTTCTGATTTACAACCATTATCTATAGTTACTTTTGACATCGAGAAAGAACggtttgggtcaatttcagcgCCAACATTGAATCAACCTTGTCACGATGTGAGAGTATTAGGTGGAGAACTTTGCATATGTGAGGTTCTTGAGTCTGGTGTTATTCATGTTTGGACAATGAAAGATAATGGTACTGGAAAGGTGTGGTCTAAAGTTTTCTCTTTTGATATCAGATATTCTAATCCAATACAACATTATGTTTCACTTCAACCAATTATGTACATGAATGATGAGGCATTGTTGATGTTTAACTCTTCTGAAGATGTTTTAGTATACATGGATCCAAAAGAAAATCAGTTGAGATATTTGAATGTCCGCCAATTTGAGGGAGCTATAAAAGTCGAAGCAATTGCTTATATTCCAAGCTTTGTTTCACTCAAACATGCTCTATCAGGACAAAATGTGAAGGTGTTTAATGTTCGATCTAG GTGCGCGAAAGTCGATGTTGCGCAAAGAACCCGATATCATCGATCTTGTAAGCTGCCACAGAGGTAA